One window of the Mycobacterium sp. SVM_VP21 genome contains the following:
- a CDS encoding S1 family peptidase has protein sequence MQLTRWRIPLVLALLVGAGLPAAPPAAAMVILGGGAVIVVDGNSYCTLTTIGRDRAGDVVGFTGSQCGGPGAEVAIAGTDTTVGTVVAANGNLRYAVIKFDVPELIPVSDYAGTVINGIGPDPVAGSLVCKWGPATPGICHPVWRDGWPDVPMVGQFEAGDVGAPVTMDGRLVGLVYGGNLIYRGRYSPPMEVTYLTKFSAILEDVNAGDGPGSGFVPIGS, from the coding sequence TTGCAACTGACTCGTTGGCGGATCCCGCTGGTCCTCGCGCTGCTTGTGGGTGCCGGCCTACCGGCTGCCCCGCCCGCGGCTGCCATGGTGATCTTGGGTGGTGGGGCCGTCATCGTCGTCGACGGAAACAGCTACTGCACCTTGACCACAATCGGACGTGACCGGGCCGGTGACGTGGTGGGCTTCACCGGATCGCAGTGCGGTGGGCCAGGGGCCGAGGTCGCGATCGCGGGAACAGACACCACCGTGGGCACCGTGGTAGCTGCCAACGGCAACCTTCGCTATGCGGTGATCAAGTTCGATGTGCCCGAGCTTATTCCGGTTTCTGACTACGCCGGCACCGTGATCAACGGCATCGGCCCAGATCCGGTAGCCGGTTCGCTGGTGTGTAAGTGGGGACCCGCGACCCCTGGCATCTGCCATCCCGTTTGGCGCGACGGTTGGCCGGATGTGCCGATGGTTGGCCAGTTTGAGGCGGGTGATGTCGGTGCTCCGGTAACGATGGACGGTCGTCTGGTCGGCCTGGTCTACGGCGGCAACCTCATCTATCGGGGCAGATACAGCCCACCGATGGAGGTCACATATTTGACGAAATTCAGCGCAATCCTGGAGGACGTCAACGCCGGTGACGGACCTGGT
- a CDS encoding pyridoxal-phosphate dependent enzyme: MSIKLETANPVGSFKARGTEVVASLLAGTGSGALVCASAGNLGQALAWSGRARGLDVTVVASRFAPAIKLERIRALDARLELVDGDIEIARERAAAIARYDGIRLVEDSLDIETCEGAATIGLELVDTAGSFDAILIALGGGALATGVGHIVKEFAPAVEVICVQPAGAPAMTQSWHQRRVVTTDSTDTIADAVAGRFPLPAVLSDLLLVADDAVLVREASIIAGMRMLLEHAGLVVEPAAALGLAAIIEDPDRFAGRHVVTIVCGNNVDMDTYGHWIRAASLG, translated from the coding sequence GTGAGCATCAAGCTCGAAACGGCGAACCCAGTCGGCAGCTTCAAAGCACGCGGCACCGAGGTAGTAGCGAGCCTGCTCGCCGGCACCGGCTCGGGCGCGCTGGTGTGTGCCAGCGCAGGCAACCTTGGTCAAGCCCTCGCATGGTCTGGTCGCGCCCGGGGGCTTGACGTCACGGTCGTCGCATCCCGCTTCGCTCCGGCCATCAAGCTTGAGCGCATCCGCGCCCTGGATGCCCGGTTGGAGCTGGTGGACGGCGACATTGAGATCGCTCGCGAGCGGGCAGCCGCCATCGCCCGGTATGACGGGATCCGGTTGGTCGAGGACAGTCTGGACATCGAGACCTGCGAGGGCGCAGCGACTATCGGCCTGGAACTGGTTGACACCGCAGGGTCTTTCGATGCCATCCTGATTGCTCTCGGCGGTGGGGCGCTGGCCACCGGTGTGGGCCACATCGTGAAGGAGTTCGCGCCCGCCGTCGAGGTGATCTGCGTTCAGCCAGCTGGCGCACCGGCGATGACACAGTCGTGGCACCAACGCCGCGTGGTGACCACCGACTCGACCGATACCATCGCCGACGCGGTCGCCGGCCGTTTTCCCCTCCCGGCCGTCCTGTCGGATCTGCTCCTGGTCGCTGACGACGCGGTTCTGGTCCGCGAGGCCTCGATCATCGCTGGGATGCGGATGCTCCTCGAGCACGCCGGTCTGGTCGTTGAGCCGGCGGCCGCGCTCGGCCTCGCGGCGATCATCGAGGACCCTGACCGCTTCGCTGGCCGACACGTGGTCACCATCGTGTGTGGCAACAACGTCGATATGGATACCTACGGACATTGGATTCGCGCGGCCTCCTTGGGATGA
- a CDS encoding HAD family phosphatase, giving the protein MDLPPHVSAIVFDCDGLLLDTESCWSRAEAALFADHGFGFGPAEKDLLIGRTLEAACENIAAYFGMPGAGPQLVADLVPRVEAELSAQVEPMLGARRLLEYLHGRVPIAVATNSPRAMLTAALKSSGLADFFEVSVAADEVEHAKPHPELYLTAFNRLDAAPRASVAFEDSSTGVAAARAAHAFVVTVPSQSGKQLDGDYITTTLDDVALIEWARTVQKI; this is encoded by the coding sequence ATGGATCTTCCTCCGCATGTGAGTGCGATCGTCTTTGACTGCGACGGTTTGCTTCTCGATACGGAGAGCTGCTGGTCACGCGCGGAGGCTGCTCTGTTTGCCGATCATGGATTCGGGTTTGGCCCCGCCGAGAAAGACCTCTTGATCGGCCGGACTCTTGAGGCGGCGTGCGAGAACATAGCCGCCTACTTCGGAATGCCTGGAGCCGGTCCTCAGCTGGTGGCCGACCTCGTTCCCCGTGTCGAAGCAGAGCTTTCGGCGCAGGTTGAGCCCATGCTCGGCGCTAGGCGGCTTCTCGAATATTTGCATGGCAGGGTGCCGATCGCGGTTGCAACGAACAGCCCGCGGGCCATGCTCACCGCTGCGTTGAAATCGTCTGGGCTCGCAGACTTCTTTGAGGTATCGGTCGCTGCCGACGAGGTAGAGCACGCCAAGCCGCATCCGGAGCTTTATTTGACGGCGTTCAATCGTCTCGACGCCGCGCCGCGAGCGAGCGTTGCGTTCGAGGATTCATCGACCGGCGTTGCTGCCGCCCGTGCGGCACACGCGTTCGTGGTGACCGTGCCGTCCCAATCCGGTAAGCAGCTCGACGGCGACTACATCACTACGACTCTCGACGACGTCGCGCTCATTGAATGGGCGCGCACCGTTCAGAAGATCTAG
- a CDS encoding patatin-like phospholipase family protein — protein sequence MPDPTDPIDIPETSADSAVTDEVIDIGDTGDTILLLQKMENRLIRHTLRRPDVLSAEQLRRLRYLLNFARLDDFEPGAAGPGGARGRGDVSVGAELAGWRAKVADALRGPLREERNPVMALVAARDTLGALAAEQDEQRRLLAERHGNDFSLPEVDAEVGHKKLVTVLGGGGGAGFVYIGGMEALLESGAVPDYLIGSSFGSILGSVVSRTLPVPIHEYIEWAKTVSFRAILGPERLRRRHGLTGVFALNFDLFADAMFRCEDGAPMKMSDLAIPFDAVVAGVRRQPFADLPGRYRNQRLAALQLRSFPYLSIGLGPQIATRMWQTAAFIDPRVVTPIVIGGDNPDRDVNVVDAASFSSAIPGVLHHEPKDPAMEPLFDALLADNDVGALVDGGAASNVPLELAWKRVRAGRLGTRNACYLAFDCFHPQWDPKHLWLVPITQAIQLQMVRNAPYADHLVRFSPTLSPVNLAPSAATIDRACQWGRKSVGPALPVVSALLQPVWWEGTEPAVVTPKAPAQPEHPHAASMNEVMASARAPRGRWERWRRQNPA from the coding sequence ATGCCCGACCCCACAGACCCCATAGACATCCCCGAGACCAGCGCCGACTCCGCCGTCACCGACGAAGTGATCGACATCGGCGACACCGGCGACACCATTTTGCTGTTGCAGAAGATGGAAAATCGCCTCATCCGGCACACACTGCGCCGGCCCGACGTGCTCAGCGCCGAGCAGCTGCGCCGCCTGCGGTATCTGCTCAACTTCGCCCGGCTCGACGACTTCGAGCCCGGTGCCGCCGGCCCGGGCGGCGCCCGCGGCCGCGGTGACGTCTCGGTCGGCGCGGAACTGGCCGGGTGGCGGGCCAAGGTGGCCGACGCGCTGCGCGGCCCGCTGCGTGAAGAACGCAACCCGGTGATGGCGTTGGTCGCCGCCCGCGACACCCTGGGCGCGCTGGCCGCCGAGCAGGACGAGCAGCGCCGCCTGCTGGCCGAACGCCACGGCAACGACTTCTCCCTGCCCGAGGTCGACGCCGAGGTGGGCCACAAGAAGCTGGTCACCGTCCTCGGTGGTGGAGGCGGCGCGGGCTTCGTCTACATCGGCGGCATGGAGGCCCTGCTGGAGTCCGGGGCGGTGCCCGACTATCTGATCGGGTCCTCGTTCGGCTCCATCCTGGGATCGGTGGTCAGCCGCACCCTGCCGGTGCCCATCCACGAGTACATCGAGTGGGCCAAGACGGTGTCGTTCCGCGCCATCCTGGGTCCTGAGCGGCTGCGCCGTCGCCACGGCCTGACCGGTGTGTTCGCCTTGAACTTCGATCTTTTCGCCGACGCGATGTTCCGCTGCGAAGACGGCGCGCCCATGAAGATGTCGGATCTGGCGATTCCGTTCGATGCCGTGGTGGCCGGGGTGCGCCGCCAGCCCTTTGCGGACCTGCCAGGGCGCTACCGCAACCAGCGCCTGGCCGCCCTGCAGCTGCGGTCCTTCCCGTATCTGTCAATCGGGCTGGGTCCGCAGATCGCGACCCGGATGTGGCAGACCGCCGCCTTCATCGACCCGCGGGTGGTGACCCCGATCGTGATCGGCGGCGACAATCCGGACCGCGACGTCAACGTCGTTGACGCAGCATCGTTCTCGTCGGCGATCCCCGGGGTGCTGCACCACGAGCCCAAGGACCCGGCCATGGAGCCGCTGTTCGACGCGCTGCTCGCCGACAACGACGTAGGCGCCCTGGTCGACGGCGGCGCGGCCAGCAATGTGCCCCTGGAGTTGGCCTGGAAGCGCGTCCGGGCCGGCCGGTTGGGCACCCGCAACGCCTGCTATCTCGCGTTCGACTGCTTCCACCCGCAGTGGGACCCCAAGCACCTGTGGCTGGTGCCGATCACCCAGGCGATCCAGCTGCAGATGGTGCGCAACGCGCCCTACGCCGACCATCTGGTCCGGTTCTCCCCCACGCTGTCACCGGTCAACCTGGCGCCGTCGGCGGCCACCATCGACCGGGCCTGCCAGTGGGGACGCAAGAGTGTCGGGCCCGCCCTTCCGGTGGTTTCCGCACTGCTGCAACCGGTCTGGTGGGAAGGTACCGAGCCCGCGGTGGTGACGCCGAAGGCGCCCGCACAACCGGAGCACCCGCACGCCGCGTCGATGAATGAGGTGATGGCCTCGGCCCGGGCACCGCGCGGCCGCTGGGAGCGGTGGCGCAGGCAGAACCCGGCCTGA
- a CDS encoding sulfite exporter TauE/SafE family protein, with amino-acid sequence MAVSQMVLILLAGVGAGAINALVGSGTLITFPTLVTLGFAPLTATISNAIGLVAGGISSTWAYRRELRGQWDRLRWQIPGSLLGAVLGAYLLLHLPESVFNRIVPALLVGALALVVIGPKIQAVAQRRAAAEGRSTDQLSGGRLTALAIGTFVVGVYGGYFAAAQGILLVGVMGVLLPESMQRMNAAKNLLVLIVNVVAAVAYIATAFDRISWPAAGLIAVGSLIGGYLGGHYGRRLSPNALRAVILVVGLIGLYRLLSV; translated from the coding sequence ATGGCGGTATCGCAGATGGTATTGATCCTGCTGGCGGGGGTGGGCGCCGGGGCGATCAACGCCCTGGTCGGCTCGGGCACACTGATCACCTTCCCGACCCTGGTGACGCTGGGTTTTGCGCCGCTGACCGCGACGATCTCCAACGCGATCGGCCTGGTGGCCGGCGGTATCTCCAGCACCTGGGCCTACCGTCGCGAACTGCGAGGTCAGTGGGACCGGCTGCGCTGGCAGATACCGGGATCACTGCTGGGCGCGGTGCTCGGCGCGTATCTGCTGCTGCACCTGCCCGAGAGCGTGTTCAACCGAATCGTGCCGGCATTGTTGGTCGGCGCCCTGGCGCTGGTGGTGATCGGGCCGAAGATCCAGGCAGTGGCGCAGCGCCGAGCGGCGGCCGAGGGCCGTTCGACCGACCAGCTCAGCGGTGGCCGGCTAACAGCTTTGGCGATCGGCACCTTCGTCGTCGGCGTGTACGGCGGCTATTTCGCTGCGGCGCAAGGAATTCTGCTGGTCGGCGTGATGGGGGTGCTGCTGCCCGAGTCGATGCAGCGGATGAACGCCGCGAAGAACCTGCTGGTACTGATCGTCAACGTGGTCGCCGCCGTGGCCTACATCGCGACGGCGTTCGACCGGATCAGTTGGCCGGCAGCCGGATTGATCGCAGTCGGTTCCCTGATCGGGGGATACCTGGGCGGTCACTACGGGCGCCGGTTGTCCCCGAACGCGCTGCGCGCGGTGATCCTGGTGGTCGGCCTGATCGGGTTGTACCGGCTGCTGAGCGTCTAG
- the der gene encoding ribosome biogenesis GTPase Der, with the protein MSDGTWVDESDWEIGEDGGFDDLVEDSGPPPVVAVVGRPNVGKSTLVNRILGRREAVVQDLPGVTRDRVSYDALWTGRRFVVQDTGGWEPDAKGLQQLVAEQAAVAMRTADAVILVVDAVVGATAGDEAAARILRRSGKPVFLAANKVDSERAESDAAALWSLGLGEPFTVSALHGRGVADLLDEVIAKLPEVSEAQAGGVGPRRVALVGKPNVGKSSLLNRLAGDERSVVHDVAGTTVDPVDSLIEMDGKIWRFVDTAGLRRKVGQASGHEFYASVRTHGAIDAAEVVIVLVDSSLPLTEQDQRVISMVVEAGRAVVLAYNKWDLVDEDRRYLLDKEIDRDMARLAWAPRVNISAKTGRAVQKLVPALETSLASWDTRISTGQLNNWLKEVVAATPPPARGGRAPRILFATQATSRPPTFVLFTSGFLEAGYRRFLERRLRETFGFEGSPIRINVRVREKRGPKHSR; encoded by the coding sequence ATGAGTGACGGAACCTGGGTCGACGAAAGCGACTGGGAGATCGGCGAAGACGGTGGTTTCGACGATCTTGTCGAGGACTCCGGCCCGCCGCCGGTGGTGGCCGTGGTGGGCCGGCCCAACGTCGGCAAGTCGACGTTGGTCAACCGGATTCTGGGCCGGCGCGAAGCGGTGGTGCAGGACCTGCCCGGGGTGACTCGTGACCGGGTGTCCTATGACGCGCTGTGGACCGGCCGGCGCTTCGTGGTGCAGGACACCGGCGGCTGGGAACCCGACGCCAAGGGCCTGCAGCAGCTGGTGGCCGAGCAGGCCGCGGTGGCGATGCGTACCGCCGACGCGGTGATCCTGGTGGTCGACGCGGTGGTGGGCGCCACCGCCGGCGACGAGGCCGCCGCGCGGATTCTGCGCCGCTCCGGCAAGCCGGTGTTCTTGGCGGCCAACAAGGTTGACAGCGAGCGGGCCGAATCCGACGCGGCGGCACTGTGGTCGCTGGGCCTGGGCGAGCCGTTCACGGTCAGCGCGCTGCACGGCCGCGGGGTGGCCGATCTGCTCGATGAGGTGATCGCCAAGCTGCCCGAGGTATCGGAAGCGCAGGCGGGCGGTGTTGGTCCACGACGGGTGGCCTTAGTCGGCAAGCCCAACGTGGGTAAGAGCTCGTTGCTGAACCGGCTTGCCGGCGATGAGCGTTCGGTGGTGCACGATGTGGCCGGCACGACCGTCGACCCGGTCGACTCGTTGATCGAGATGGACGGCAAGATCTGGCGTTTCGTCGACACTGCCGGGCTGCGCCGCAAGGTGGGGCAGGCCAGCGGGCACGAGTTCTACGCCTCGGTGCGCACCCACGGCGCTATCGACGCCGCCGAAGTGGTGATTGTGCTGGTCGATTCGTCGTTGCCGCTGACCGAGCAGGATCAGCGGGTGATCTCGATGGTGGTCGAGGCGGGCCGGGCGGTGGTGCTGGCCTACAACAAGTGGGACCTGGTCGATGAGGACCGGCGTTACCTGCTGGACAAAGAGATCGACCGGGACATGGCCCGGCTGGCGTGGGCGCCGCGGGTGAACATCTCGGCAAAAACCGGTCGCGCCGTGCAGAAGTTGGTGCCCGCGCTGGAGACCTCGCTGGCCTCCTGGGACACCCGGATATCGACCGGCCAGCTCAACAACTGGCTCAAAGAGGTGGTCGCCGCGACCCCGCCGCCGGCACGCGGCGGCCGCGCACCGCGCATCCTGTTCGCCACCCAGGCCACGTCGCGGCCGCCGACGTTCGTGTTGTTCACGTCGGGATTCTTAGAGGCCGGCTACCGCCGGTTCCTGGAGCGGCGGCTGCGCGAGACGTTCGGATTCGAGGGCAGTCCGATCCGGATCAATGTGCGAGTGCGAGAGAAGCGCGGCCCCAAGCATTCTCGCTGA
- the cmk gene encoding (d)CMP kinase produces the protein MSAGGAAVVAIDGPAGTGKSTVARGLAAALGSRYLDTGAMYRVVTLAVLRSGVALDDIDGIGAVAQGVEVSVDSQPEGDRAFLGDEDVSREIRGDEVTRAVSAVAAVPAVRTRMVAVQRQLAAQGGGVVVEGRDIGTVVLPDADVKIFLTASAETRAQRRNDQNVAAGLRDDYAGVLADVLRRDELDSTRAVSPLRPADDAVMVDTGDMTQAQVIDHLRDLVEQHCGAIR, from the coding sequence GTGAGCGCGGGCGGCGCGGCCGTCGTCGCCATCGACGGGCCGGCCGGAACCGGAAAGTCCACCGTCGCCCGGGGATTGGCTGCGGCGCTGGGCTCACGTTATCTGGATACCGGCGCGATGTACCGGGTCGTCACGCTGGCGGTGCTGCGTTCCGGCGTCGCGCTTGATGACATCGACGGCATCGGCGCGGTCGCACAGGGGGTCGAGGTCTCGGTGGACTCGCAGCCCGAGGGAGATCGCGCCTTTCTTGGCGACGAAGATGTTTCGCGCGAGATCCGCGGCGACGAGGTGACCCGTGCGGTGTCGGCGGTGGCTGCGGTTCCCGCGGTGCGCACCCGAATGGTGGCCGTGCAGCGACAGCTGGCCGCCCAGGGCGGCGGTGTGGTGGTGGAGGGTCGCGACATCGGCACTGTGGTGTTGCCCGATGCCGACGTGAAGATCTTCCTGACCGCTTCGGCCGAGACTCGCGCCCAGCGGCGTAACGACCAGAATGTTGCGGCAGGACTGCGCGACGACTACGCCGGCGTGCTGGCTGACGTGCTTCGCCGCGACGAGCTGGATTCCACCAGGGCGGTGTCGCCGCTGCGGCCCGCCGACGACGCGGTGATGGTGGATACCGGAGACATGACCCAGGCGCAGGTGATCGACCATCTGCGAGACCTGGTTGAGCAGCATTGCGGGGCGATCCGATGA
- a CDS encoding rRNA pseudouridine synthase, protein MMAWPDEEQDGVRLQKVLSQAGVASRRVAERMIRDGRVEVDGRVVTELGTRVDTAASVIRVDGARVTVDDTRVYLALNKPRGVHSTMSDDRGRPCIGDYVEHRVRGDAKLFHVGRLDADTEGLMLLTNDGELAHRLMHPSYQVPKTYIATVVGTIPRGLGKKLREGVELDDGPAKVDDFAVVDTVPGKSLVRVTLHEGRKRIVRRMLAAVGFPVQELVRTDIGSVALGEQRPGSIRALTRKEVGELYAAVGL, encoded by the coding sequence CTGATGGCGTGGCCGGACGAAGAGCAAGACGGCGTGCGCCTGCAGAAGGTGCTGTCGCAGGCCGGGGTCGCCTCGCGGCGGGTCGCCGAGCGGATGATTCGCGACGGCCGGGTCGAAGTGGACGGTCGGGTGGTGACCGAACTGGGCACCCGCGTGGACACCGCCGCCTCGGTGATCCGAGTCGACGGAGCCCGGGTGACCGTCGATGACACCCGGGTCTACCTGGCGCTGAACAAGCCGCGCGGAGTGCATTCGACCATGTCGGACGACCGCGGACGGCCGTGCATCGGCGACTATGTCGAACACCGAGTTCGCGGTGACGCCAAGCTGTTTCACGTCGGGCGCCTCGATGCCGACACCGAGGGCCTGATGCTGCTGACCAACGACGGCGAACTCGCGCACCGGCTGATGCACCCGTCGTATCAGGTACCCAAGACCTATATCGCCACCGTGGTGGGCACTATCCCGCGCGGGCTGGGTAAGAAGCTGCGCGAGGGTGTCGAACTTGACGACGGCCCGGCGAAAGTCGACGACTTCGCGGTGGTCGACACCGTGCCCGGCAAGTCGCTGGTGCGGGTCACGCTGCACGAGGGCCGCAAGCGGATCGTACGGCGGATGCTGGCGGCGGTCGGATTTCCGGTCCAGGAGTTGGTGCGCACCGACATCGGCTCGGTTGCGCTGGGGGAGCAGCGCCCCGGCAGCATCCGGGCGTTGACCCGCAAAGAAGTCGGCGAACTCTATGCGGCGGTAGGCCTGTGA
- the scpB gene encoding SMC-Scp complex subunit ScpB — protein sequence MTDHMPDSDGAEDSEAPEAADAVDDHAGAAESAGPLGSNLGIDVALAPELEDAELGSVLEALLLVVDTPVAVEALAAATDQPVYRITAKLRTMAEEFTQRDSGIDLREAGGGWRLYTRARFAPYVERLLLDGARSKLTRAALETLAVVAYRQPVTRARVSAVRGVNVDAVIRTLVARGLITEAGTDPDTGAVTFATTELFLERLGLSSLTDLPDIAPLLPDVDVIDEMSETLDSEPRFMKLGGAPAADQPLAFDVDHL from the coding sequence ATGACTGACCACATGCCCGACTCCGACGGGGCGGAGGATTCCGAGGCTCCCGAGGCTGCCGACGCTGTAGACGACCACGCGGGCGCGGCGGAATCCGCCGGCCCGTTGGGCTCCAACCTGGGGATCGACGTCGCGCTGGCACCCGAACTCGAGGACGCCGAACTCGGATCGGTGCTCGAGGCCCTGCTGCTGGTGGTGGACACCCCGGTGGCCGTGGAGGCATTGGCGGCCGCCACCGATCAACCGGTCTACCGGATCACGGCCAAACTGCGGACGATGGCCGAGGAGTTCACGCAGCGCGACAGCGGCATCGACCTGCGGGAGGCCGGTGGTGGCTGGCGGCTGTACACCCGCGCGCGTTTCGCGCCGTACGTGGAGCGGCTGTTGCTCGACGGCGCCCGGTCCAAACTGACCCGTGCCGCGCTGGAGACCTTGGCGGTGGTCGCCTACCGTCAGCCCGTCACCCGGGCCCGCGTCAGCGCGGTGCGCGGCGTCAATGTCGACGCCGTGATCCGAACGCTGGTGGCGCGCGGCCTGATCACCGAGGCAGGCACCGATCCCGACACCGGTGCGGTGACGTTCGCGACCACCGAGCTGTTCCTGGAGCGGTTGGGTCTGTCGTCGTTGACCGACCTGCCCGACATCGCCCCGCTGCTGCCCGATGTCGACGTGATTGATGAAATGAGCGAAACCCTGGACAGCGAACCGCGTTTCATGAAACTCGGCGGTGCGCCGGCGGCCGATCAGCCGCTGGCCTTTGATGTGGATCACCTCTGA
- a CDS encoding segregation/condensation protein A has translation MTNFEGPFDLLLQLIFAHRLDVTEVALHQVTDDFIAYTRDVGAQLELEETTAFLVIAATLLDLKAARLLPAGQVDDEEDLALLEVRDLLFARLLQYRAFKHVAQMFAELEAAALCSYPRAVSLEDNFANLLPEVMIGVDADSFAQIAAAAFTPRPVPVVGLEHLHQVMVSVPEQAGVVLRLLEARGTGQWASFSELVADCSMPIEIVGRFLALLELYRARAVAFEQSEPLGVLQVSWTGERPTNEDLVKAESAE, from the coding sequence CTGACCAACTTCGAGGGTCCGTTCGACCTGCTGCTGCAGCTGATCTTCGCGCACCGGCTCGACGTCACCGAGGTGGCGCTGCACCAGGTCACCGATGACTTCATCGCCTACACCCGCGACGTCGGTGCGCAGCTGGAGCTCGAAGAGACCACCGCCTTTCTGGTGATCGCTGCGACGCTGCTCGACCTCAAGGCGGCCCGGCTGCTGCCGGCCGGTCAGGTCGACGACGAAGAAGACCTGGCGCTGCTCGAAGTTCGCGACCTGCTGTTTGCGCGGCTGCTGCAATACCGGGCGTTCAAGCACGTCGCGCAGATGTTCGCCGAGCTGGAAGCCGCCGCGCTGTGCAGCTACCCGCGTGCGGTGTCGTTGGAAGACAACTTCGCCAACCTGCTTCCCGAAGTGATGATCGGTGTCGACGCCGACTCGTTCGCCCAGATTGCGGCGGCCGCGTTCACCCCGCGTCCGGTCCCGGTGGTGGGCCTCGAACACCTCCATCAGGTGATGGTGTCGGTGCCCGAGCAGGCCGGTGTGGTGTTGCGGCTCTTGGAGGCCCGCGGCACGGGGCAGTGGGCGTCGTTCTCCGAACTGGTCGCCGACTGCTCGATGCCGATCGAGATCGTCGGCCGCTTCCTGGCGCTGCTCGAACTGTATCGGGCCCGGGCGGTAGCATTTGAGCAGTCAGAACCACTTGGTGTGCTCCAGGTGTCGTGGACGGGGGAACGTCCCACCAATGAAGACCTGGTGAAAGCAGAATCGGCCGAGTAG
- a CDS encoding ParA family protein, which yields MSDDDTPDVGLTGRPPRNIPEPQPRSTHGPAKVIAMCNQKGGVGKTTSTINLGAALAEYGRRVLLVDLDPQGALSAGLGVPHYDLAHTVHNLLVEPRVGIDDVVVHTSVENLDLVPSNIDLSAAEIQLVNEVGREHSLARALTPVLDRYDYLLIDCQPSLGLLTVNGLACADGVVIPTECEYFSLRGLALLTDTVDKVRDRLNPKLEISGILLTRYDPRTVNSREVMSRVVERFGDLVFDTVITRTVRFPETTVAGEPITTWAPKSGGAQAYRALAREVIDRFGA from the coding sequence ATGAGCGACGACGACACTCCCGACGTCGGCTTGACCGGGCGTCCGCCGCGGAATATCCCCGAGCCGCAGCCCCGTTCGACGCACGGGCCGGCCAAGGTCATTGCGATGTGCAACCAGAAGGGCGGCGTCGGCAAGACCACCTCCACCATCAACCTCGGTGCCGCGTTGGCCGAGTACGGCCGCCGGGTGTTGCTGGTCGACCTCGATCCGCAGGGTGCGCTGTCGGCGGGCCTCGGGGTGCCGCACTACGACCTGGCGCACACCGTGCACAACCTGCTGGTCGAACCACGGGTCGGCATCGACGACGTGGTGGTGCACACCTCGGTGGAGAACCTGGACCTGGTGCCCTCCAACATCGACCTGTCCGCGGCCGAGATCCAGCTGGTCAACGAGGTGGGTCGGGAGCATTCCCTGGCGCGGGCGCTGACCCCGGTGCTGGACCGCTACGACTACCTGCTGATCGACTGCCAACCGTCGCTGGGGCTGCTCACCGTCAACGGTCTGGCCTGCGCCGACGGCGTGGTGATCCCCACCGAATGCGAGTACTTCTCGCTGCGTGGCCTGGCGCTGCTGACCGACACCGTCGACAAGGTCCGCGACCGGCTCAACCCGAAGCTGGAGATCAGCGGCATTCTGCTGACCCGTTACGACCCGCGCACGGTCAACTCCCGCGAGGTGATGTCGCGGGTGGTGGAGCGTTTCGGCGACCTGGTGTTCGACACCGTCATCACCCGTACCGTGCGCTTCCCGGAGACCACCGTGGCCGGCGAGCCCATTACCACTTGGGCCCCGAAGTCCGGCGGCGCGCAGGCCTATCGTGCGTTGGCCCGCGAAGTCATTGACCGATTCGGCGCGTGA
- a CDS encoding O-methyltransferase — protein sequence MSLKRRLPFLRWSFLRIATGARNIVTTGQIGDGREAAAVDFVLANARAGDIDDVLARIDEFAYEKSLLINIGDEKGLLLDAAVQRVNPALALELGTYCGYSALRIARAAPSARIYSIELAEANAANARRIWAHAGVADRVTCVVGTVGDGGRTLDTLTAKHGFAAGGLDFLFIDHDKDAYLPDLQAILDRGWLHPGAVVVADNVKVPGAPRYREYMQAQQGSRWDTTEHRTHVEYQSLLHDLVLESTYLGG from the coding sequence ATGAGCCTCAAACGACGTCTCCCCTTCCTGCGGTGGTCGTTCCTGCGGATTGCCACCGGTGCGCGCAACATCGTCACGACAGGCCAGATCGGCGACGGCCGCGAGGCCGCAGCGGTCGACTTCGTGCTGGCCAACGCCCGGGCCGGCGACATCGACGACGTGCTCGCCCGCATCGACGAGTTCGCCTACGAGAAGTCTTTGCTGATCAATATCGGCGACGAGAAGGGCCTGCTGCTGGACGCCGCGGTACAGCGGGTCAATCCGGCGCTGGCGCTGGAGCTGGGCACCTACTGCGGCTATAGCGCGCTGCGCATCGCGCGCGCCGCACCGTCGGCACGGATCTACTCGATCGAGCTGGCCGAGGCCAACGCCGCCAACGCCCGGCGGATCTGGGCGCACGCCGGGGTGGCCGACCGGGTGACCTGTGTGGTGGGCACCGTCGGTGACGGCGGGCGCACGCTGGACACCTTGACCGCTAAGCACGGCTTCGCCGCCGGCGGGCTGGACTTCCTGTTCATCGACCACGACAAGGACGCCTACCTGCCCGACTTGCAGGCCATCCTCGACCGGGGCTGGCTGCATCCGGGGGCGGTGGTGGTGGCAGACAACGTGAAGGTCCCGGGAGCGCCGCGGTACCGCGAGTACATGCAGGCCCAGCAGGGTTCGCGGTGGGACACCACCGAGCACCGCACCCACGTGGAGTATCAGAGCCTGCTGCACGATCTGGTGCTGGAGTCGACTTATCTCGGCGGTTAG